CACCAAAGTACATTAATTCTATTAAATCACAGCCCTAAACTCATAAAAAGAAGGCGAGGTCTCCATAGTGGAAATCTCGCCTTCTTCTTCGTTCATTTCATCCATCATTCCTTGGATGATAGGATTGTATTCGATGTGAATATTTTCGATTTTCTTGTCCTTGACCGTAATTTTGTCAACAATAAGCTTGAGTAATCTTTGTCGCTCAATCGCATCTGCACTAACCAAAAGTTCAGCTAGGTTCGCAAATATATTTTGAACCTGCTCGACTGGAACATCGCAGTGATTAAACAACACCAGTTCTTGTTTAACTTCGTCCAACTCTCCAATCATTGACTCAATTTCAGAGTCAACTGCTTCTATTCTTCCCATGATATCCTGTTTGCTTAATATTCCGTCTTCATACAACAAGATATCCTTTTTCTTTCGTTCAGCAGCCTTTGAAATTTCTCGCTCAATTCGGTCTCGTTTCTTGAACATTGGAGCGATTCCAGCTTTACGATCATGGTTCAGCTTCTTGACAATCTTCTTAATCAGTCCATCGTTATTCAAGAACTGGCTAACTTGCTCAAACACATAAGCCTCTGCATATTCTGCCCTCACTGAATTAGCGTGACACACTGCTGACCCTTTATTATGAAACTGTCCACAACTGTAATAGCGTATTCGTTTGCTTGTTCCATCTTTCAACTTATTTGTTGTGCCTGCCGCAACCATGCCATAACCGCACTCTGGACATCTAAGAATACCTGTTAGTGGATATTTACCCGTATTCTTTGTGCTATTCTTTGTTTTTTTACTCTGAATGTATCTTGCTTGGTTCCATGTGATTTCATCAATTATGGCTTC
This is a stretch of genomic DNA from Acetoanaerobium sticklandii. It encodes these proteins:
- a CDS encoding recombinase family protein, coding for MGIKTDGLLENFLKQYRAGVYIRVSTHEQAEHGFSLEGQDEHTEKYADLFNMEIVEKYIDSGISGKSMEARPALQRMIRDVKDGKLDKIITWKVSRIARNNRDLLNLLKILNDHEVALISISEGIDTSSMMGKMMLQFLGIMAEFERYTIIENVKMGMERRTKLGLKNGGRMLGYRSVGEGRESKLVIDEREAEIVSLIFKLYISGKGYKAIANDLNKKGHKTVKGNNFSITAVKGILENPTYIGKIRYNQYVDYANKRRKGKNDDVLLVDGVHEAIIDEITWNQARYIQSKKTKNSTKNTGKYPLTGILRCPECGYGMVAAGTTNKLKDGTSKRIRYYSCGQFHNKGSAVCHANSVRAEYAEAYVFEQVSQFLNNDGLIKKIVKKLNHDRKAGIAPMFKKRDRIEREISKAAERKKKDILLYEDGILSKQDIMGRIEAVDSEIESMIGELDEVKQELVLFNHCDVPVEQVQNIFANLAELLVSADAIERQRLLKLIVDKITVKDKKIENIHIEYNPIIQGMMDEMNEEEGEISTMETSPSFYEFRAVI